From a single Deltaproteobacteria bacterium IMCC39524 genomic region:
- a CDS encoding LemA family protein translates to MTGWIVFGVLVFILVGLVLYVITIYNGFVALKNNIERNWSNIDVLLKQRYDELPKLIKVCEGYMQHEQKTLEAVIKARSMAGQARTDEQKMQAQNMLTDTLKSLFMVVERYPELKADKSFQQLGYRITELEDQIADRREFLNESVNIYNIRIEQFPDVIIASLFNFAKRTLWQIDPEHRQDVKVEFNHT, encoded by the coding sequence ATGACGGGCTGGATTGTCTTCGGTGTTCTGGTTTTTATCCTGGTTGGCCTGGTGTTGTATGTCATCACCATCTACAACGGTTTTGTTGCCCTGAAGAACAACATTGAGCGCAACTGGAGCAACATCGATGTGCTCCTCAAGCAGCGTTATGATGAACTTCCCAAACTGATCAAGGTCTGTGAAGGCTACATGCAGCACGAACAGAAAACCCTGGAGGCGGTCATCAAGGCGCGCTCCATGGCGGGGCAGGCGCGGACCGATGAGCAGAAAATGCAGGCGCAGAACATGCTGACCGATACCTTGAAGTCTCTCTTTATGGTGGTCGAGCGTTATCCTGAATTGAAGGCAGACAAGTCTTTCCAACAGCTGGGCTACCGGATCACCGAACTTGAAGACCAGATTGCCGATCGTCGCGAATTCCTCAACGAGTCGGTCAATATCTACAATATCCGCATCGAGCAGTTCCCCGATGTCATCATTGCCAGCCTCTTTAACTTTGCCAAGCGTACCTTGTGGCAAATCGACCCCGAACACCGCCAGGATGTTAAGGTTGAGTTTAATCACACCTGA
- the mutY gene encoding A/G-specific adenine glycosylase, protein MNLPFSPAEVSKRLLSWYGKEGRTLPWRENRDPYRIWLSEIMLQQTTVTAVIPYYQRFLQSFPTIESLAAASLDDVISLWAGLGYYSRARNLHRAARQIVSEHASFPDTLEGLLALPGVGRSTAGAILSIAFDTPAPILDGNVRRVLVRLFAWQEDPRSSRAEKQLWQWAEALTPDKHPHDYAQAIMDLGATVCVPQTPLCESCPLRELCQSFKQGCATLLPVARKQVKLPVRQQVALLVKSSGDYLLRQRPTEGFLGGLWEFPVVEVSPEQNHRQSAEFLLADLGLIGEVCEADAVRHAYSHFKLELTVFSVEIEKKTTVAEAGEYAWYSEDTLKRLPLHGAHKKVYGK, encoded by the coding sequence ATGAACCTTCCTTTCAGCCCTGCTGAAGTTTCGAAGCGTCTGCTCTCCTGGTACGGCAAGGAAGGTCGCACTCTGCCCTGGCGTGAAAACCGCGACCCTTATCGGATCTGGCTCTCCGAAATCATGTTGCAGCAGACCACGGTCACTGCGGTCATTCCCTACTACCAACGCTTTCTGCAGAGCTTCCCGACAATCGAAAGCCTTGCTGCCGCTTCGCTTGATGATGTCATCAGTTTGTGGGCCGGGCTTGGCTATTATTCCCGGGCCCGTAATCTTCATCGTGCTGCCCGGCAGATTGTTTCGGAACACGCTTCTTTTCCCGACACTCTCGAAGGCCTACTGGCGTTGCCCGGCGTTGGGCGATCAACGGCCGGTGCTATCCTCTCCATTGCGTTTGACACGCCTGCGCCAATTCTTGATGGCAACGTGCGCCGTGTCCTTGTGCGCCTCTTTGCCTGGCAAGAAGATCCTCGCAGCAGTCGCGCCGAAAAGCAACTATGGCAATGGGCTGAAGCTTTGACGCCGGATAAACACCCGCACGATTATGCTCAGGCGATTATGGACCTTGGCGCCACTGTCTGTGTGCCGCAAACGCCGCTTTGTGAAAGCTGCCCTTTGCGAGAGCTTTGTCAGTCTTTTAAGCAAGGCTGTGCAACGCTGTTGCCTGTCGCGCGCAAGCAGGTAAAGCTCCCCGTTCGGCAGCAGGTTGCTCTATTGGTGAAAAGCTCAGGTGATTACTTGCTCAGGCAGCGACCGACCGAGGGGTTTCTTGGAGGGCTCTGGGAGTTTCCCGTGGTTGAAGTGAGCCCTGAGCAGAACCATCGCCAGTCTGCCGAGTTTTTGCTCGCCGACCTGGGCTTGATCGGTGAAGTCTGTGAAGCCGATGCCGTCCGCCATGCCTACAGCCACTTTAAACTGGAACTGACAGTCTTCAGCGTTGAGATTGAGAAGAAAACGACCGTTGCTGAGGCGGGTGAATATGCTTGGTACAGTGAAGACACATTGAAAAGGTTGCCGCTGCACGGCGCCCACAAAAAAGTCTATGGCAAATAG
- the hisC gene encoding histidinol-phosphate transaminase encodes MSYLRDNISDMAGYVPGFQPPDENQWIKLNTNENPYPPSPQVIQAIRAATGDDLRKYPDAPSRAGREAAAAVYDYPIDWVIMANGSDELLNNLIRACVGEGEEVAYLHPSYSYYATLAAIQGARVKTFALLENGEIKDFPERYTGKLFFLTNPNAPLGIRWGIEEVAALADRCQGLLVVDEAYADFAEGNCLELVRQKPNVVVTRTLSKSYSLAGMRLGLAIARPEIIVALDKIRDHYNLDRLAQTAVAAALIDQGYFKDCVQRICATREWFRSGINQLGYQVIPSSANYLFVTPPDRYGKRVYEALFERKILVRYFSDPVLSHGLRISIGTREEMETTLQALREIG; translated from the coding sequence ATGAGCTACCTGCGTGATAATATTTCCGATATGGCCGGATACGTGCCCGGTTTTCAGCCGCCCGACGAGAACCAGTGGATTAAGCTGAATACCAACGAGAACCCTTATCCGCCGTCACCGCAGGTGATTCAGGCGATACGGGCGGCAACTGGTGATGATTTACGTAAATACCCAGATGCTCCAAGTCGCGCCGGTCGCGAGGCGGCAGCAGCCGTCTACGACTATCCGATCGATTGGGTAATCATGGCCAATGGCTCTGATGAACTGCTCAATAACCTGATACGAGCCTGTGTCGGTGAGGGTGAAGAAGTCGCCTATCTGCATCCTTCCTATTCATACTATGCAACTCTTGCAGCGATTCAGGGTGCCAGGGTCAAGACTTTTGCCTTGCTGGAGAATGGCGAGATAAAAGATTTCCCTGAACGCTACACAGGAAAGCTGTTCTTCCTGACCAACCCCAACGCACCTCTTGGCATACGCTGGGGTATCGAAGAGGTCGCTGCCCTGGCTGACCGTTGCCAAGGGTTACTGGTTGTTGATGAAGCTTATGCCGATTTTGCTGAAGGCAATTGCCTGGAGCTGGTCAGGCAGAAGCCGAACGTGGTGGTCACCCGAACCTTGTCCAAGAGTTACTCTCTGGCTGGAATGCGCCTCGGTCTGGCGATTGCAAGGCCCGAAATCATCGTAGCTCTGGATAAGATCCGCGACCACTACAACCTTGATCGTCTCGCCCAGACTGCAGTTGCGGCGGCTCTGATCGACCAGGGCTATTTCAAGGATTGTGTCCAGCGCATCTGCGCGACCCGGGAATGGTTTCGCTCCGGAATCAATCAGTTGGGCTATCAGGTGATCCCTTCGAGCGCCAACTACCTTTTTGTCACTCCTCCTGATCGCTACGGCAAGCGTGTTTATGAGGCGCTCTTCGAGCGTAAAATCCTGGTGCGCTATTTCAGCGATCCGGTCCTCTCTCATGGCCTGCGTATTTCCATCGGTACCCGTGAGGAAATGGAAACAACTCTCCAAGCATTGAGAGAGATAGGGTGA
- the mqnC gene encoding cyclic dehypoxanthinyl futalosine synthase, with the protein MMTAIEKKIDAGQPLDREEALFLLADADLLTLGKLADAVRRRMHPQGCVSFVVDRNVNYTNICTTKCKFCAFYRDEMHPDAYVLSYAQIFGKVQELVDHGGTQLLMQGGLHPDLKIGWFEDLFRQLRHRFPSVQIHSLSPAEIVHIAKLSGLSMADCLARLHAAGLQSLPGGGAEILVDEIRQEISPSKIGWRDWAGVMREAHSLGMATTATMMFGVREKAEDIVEHLFRIRELQAEQGGFTAFIPWSYQPGNTELGGEQASGVEYLKVLALARLVLDNIQNLQASWVTQGARMAQIALYFGANDLGGTMLEENVVAAAGVDFRLSQEEIVDLVRAAGFTPCRRTTGYQVLEEY; encoded by the coding sequence ATGATGACTGCAATTGAAAAAAAGATCGATGCTGGTCAGCCTCTGGACCGAGAAGAGGCACTCTTCCTGTTGGCCGATGCTGATTTGCTTACTTTGGGTAAGTTGGCTGATGCTGTTCGCCGTCGCATGCATCCGCAAGGTTGCGTCTCGTTTGTGGTTGACCGCAACGTCAACTACACCAACATTTGTACCACCAAGTGTAAGTTCTGTGCCTTCTACCGTGATGAGATGCATCCTGATGCCTACGTGCTCAGCTATGCGCAAATCTTCGGTAAGGTGCAGGAGCTGGTCGATCACGGCGGTACGCAGCTCCTCATGCAGGGCGGGTTGCATCCTGATTTGAAGATCGGCTGGTTCGAAGATCTTTTCCGCCAGTTACGGCATCGCTTCCCATCCGTACAGATACATTCACTCTCTCCTGCCGAGATTGTGCATATCGCCAAGCTGTCCGGATTGTCGATGGCCGATTGTCTTGCTCGATTGCACGCTGCCGGACTGCAATCCTTGCCTGGTGGTGGTGCCGAAATCCTGGTTGATGAAATCCGTCAGGAGATTTCACCGAGCAAGATTGGTTGGCGGGACTGGGCAGGCGTGATGCGCGAGGCCCATAGCCTGGGGATGGCGACAACGGCAACTATGATGTTCGGTGTGCGTGAAAAGGCCGAGGATATTGTCGAGCATCTGTTCCGTATCCGTGAGCTGCAGGCAGAACAGGGGGGCTTTACGGCATTCATCCCCTGGAGTTATCAGCCCGGCAATACCGAACTCGGTGGAGAACAGGCGAGCGGAGTCGAGTATCTGAAAGTGCTGGCTTTAGCGCGGCTTGTTCTTGATAATATCCAGAACCTTCAGGCCAGTTGGGTGACCCAGGGCGCGCGCATGGCGCAGATCGCTCTCTACTTTGGTGCCAATGACCTGGGCGGAACCATGCTCGAAGAAAATGTTGTTGCCGCGGCAGGCGTTGATTTTCGCTTGAGCCAGGAGGAGATCGTTGACCTGGTCAGAGCGGCAGGGTTCACGCCGTGTCGACGGACCACAGGCTACCAAGTGCTTGAGGAGTATTGA
- the mqnE gene encoding aminofutalosine synthase MqnE has translation MINLIQNIGAKIETGARISDDEALALFACDDLLAVGELAALANRQLNGDKVYFNVNRHINYTNICVNRCTFCAFSRENEEDEGGYTLALNEILERAAEAQDAGATEIHMVGGLHPDLPFDFYLEIMAAIKADSPGLHIKAFTAVEIDYFATLTEQSPQQVIEELKAAGLDSMPGGGAEIFAPEVRQKICPEKISGERWLEVTEQVHRAGLKTNATMLFGHVESYADRVDHLSRLRQLQDRTGGFQAFIPLAFQPDNTRVPGAKGVGGVDALKTLAISRLYLDNFKHIKAYWVMLGMKVSQVALAFGVNDIDGTVVEEQIGHDAGADSPQQLSKEQLVGLIHKAGKQPVERDTLYNEIKTY, from the coding sequence ATGATTAATCTGATACAAAACATAGGTGCAAAAATTGAAACCGGGGCCAGGATCTCGGATGACGAGGCTCTGGCACTGTTTGCTTGTGATGATCTGCTTGCCGTTGGCGAGCTGGCAGCTCTGGCAAATCGTCAGCTCAATGGTGACAAGGTCTACTTCAATGTTAACCGTCATATCAATTACACCAACATCTGTGTCAACCGTTGTACTTTTTGTGCCTTCAGCCGCGAGAATGAAGAGGATGAGGGTGGCTATACCCTGGCTTTAAACGAGATCCTCGAACGTGCAGCTGAAGCACAGGATGCGGGAGCTACAGAGATCCATATGGTGGGTGGCCTGCACCCTGATTTGCCATTCGATTTTTACCTGGAGATTATGGCTGCCATCAAGGCCGACAGTCCTGGACTGCACATCAAAGCTTTTACCGCGGTTGAAATCGATTATTTCGCCACCCTCACAGAACAGTCTCCGCAGCAAGTGATTGAAGAGCTGAAAGCTGCCGGGCTCGATTCGATGCCGGGCGGTGGTGCCGAAATTTTTGCTCCTGAAGTACGCCAGAAAATTTGTCCCGAAAAGATTTCTGGTGAGCGCTGGCTTGAGGTCACCGAGCAGGTTCACCGGGCGGGGCTGAAGACGAATGCCACCATGCTTTTCGGTCATGTCGAAAGCTATGCCGACCGTGTTGACCACCTCTCAAGGTTGCGCCAGCTACAGGATCGTACCGGCGGGTTCCAGGCCTTTATCCCCCTGGCTTTTCAGCCTGACAATACCCGGGTGCCGGGGGCCAAGGGAGTCGGGGGCGTTGATGCCCTCAAGACACTGGCTATTAGCCGGCTCTACCTCGATAACTTCAAGCACATCAAGGCGTACTGGGTGATGCTTGGAATGAAGGTCTCGCAGGTTGCGCTGGCCTTTGGCGTTAACGATATTGACGGCACGGTGGTCGAAGAGCAGATCGGTCACGACGCTGGCGCCGATTCACCCCAGCAATTGAGCAAGGAGCAACTCGTTGGTCTGATTCATAAGGCGGGGAAGCAGCCAGTGGAGCGCGATACGCTCTATAATGAGATCAAAACCTATTGA
- a CDS encoding UbiX family flavin prenyltransferase — MTADNPQIRHFVVAITGASGSVYGLRLISELLRSGERVSLILTSAGRQVMNHETGLEWSAEIKVQRQQVQEYFASIAVDCLAIDDFWAGAASGSAAADAMIIAPCSMGTLGRIAAGLSGNLLERAADVMLKERRRLLLVPRETPFNNIHLENLLRLSQSGAIILPAMPGFYHGPETIEDLIDFVVGKILDQLDVQHSLFTRWGEDCD, encoded by the coding sequence ATGACTGCAGACAACCCTCAGATAAGACATTTCGTTGTCGCCATAACCGGCGCCTCAGGCTCTGTTTATGGCTTGAGGCTGATCAGTGAACTCCTGCGCTCCGGGGAGAGGGTCAGTCTGATTTTGACCTCTGCTGGACGCCAGGTCATGAATCATGAGACGGGGCTCGAGTGGTCTGCAGAGATTAAGGTGCAGCGCCAACAGGTTCAGGAATATTTTGCCAGTATCGCCGTTGATTGCCTGGCGATAGATGATTTTTGGGCCGGCGCCGCCAGCGGTTCGGCCGCAGCGGACGCCATGATCATTGCGCCTTGCTCCATGGGAACCCTTGGCAGAATAGCCGCCGGTTTGAGCGGCAACCTCCTGGAGCGGGCTGCTGATGTCATGCTCAAGGAACGAAGACGCCTGCTCCTGGTGCCCCGGGAAACACCTTTCAACAATATTCATCTGGAGAACCTGCTACGGCTCTCTCAATCAGGGGCTATTATCCTTCCGGCCATGCCGGGGTTTTATCATGGCCCGGAAACGATTGAGGATCTTATTGATTTCGTCGTTGGTAAAATCCTCGACCAACTCGATGTCCAGCACTCACTTTTCACCCGCTGGGGCGAGGATTGTGACTAA
- a CDS encoding 4-hydroxybenzoate octaprenyltransferase → MDTSLTNTAWGKLTTLLEMIKFSHTVFAFPFALMGVVLASLANGTAPTFAQIFWVCIAMVGARTVAMGLNRIIDARIDAENPRTAARHLPSGRVSSRDAWMMVVGAFVLLLLAAWMLNPLCLKLSPVAIFFLVLYSYCKRFTSMAHIVLGVCLAAAPVGAWIALRGDIGWPVMVLGLAVLFWVAGFDIFYALQDYEFDREKGLFSIPSRFGVERSFQITRVFHIVMILLLLLLTFSQGLGMIYLVGVLVVAGLLVYEHMLVKPSDLSRLDAAFFNMNGYISVTIFLFTLVDALV, encoded by the coding sequence ATGGATACTTCTTTAACGAATACAGCATGGGGCAAGTTAACGACGCTGCTGGAGATGATCAAATTCTCTCACACCGTGTTCGCCTTCCCTTTCGCCCTGATGGGTGTGGTTCTGGCGTCGTTGGCAAACGGAACCGCTCCTACCTTCGCACAGATCTTCTGGGTCTGCATCGCTATGGTTGGTGCACGTACCGTGGCCATGGGGCTGAACCGAATTATCGATGCCCGTATCGACGCTGAAAATCCGCGTACAGCTGCAAGACATCTGCCCTCTGGCAGGGTTTCGTCCCGTGACGCCTGGATGATGGTGGTGGGCGCTTTTGTCCTTCTCCTGCTGGCCGCCTGGATGCTTAACCCCCTCTGCCTTAAGCTCTCTCCCGTAGCCATCTTTTTTCTGGTGCTGTACAGTTACTGCAAACGCTTTACCTCGATGGCCCATATCGTTCTGGGAGTCTGTCTTGCCGCCGCGCCTGTTGGTGCCTGGATTGCCCTGCGCGGAGATATCGGTTGGCCGGTTATGGTGCTTGGGCTCGCGGTCCTCTTCTGGGTCGCCGGGTTTGATATTTTCTATGCCCTGCAGGATTATGAGTTTGACCGTGAGAAGGGGCTTTTTTCCATCCCGTCACGGTTTGGCGTCGAGCGTTCTTTTCAGATCACCCGTGTCTTTCACATCGTCATGATTCTGCTTTTGCTTCTGTTGACTTTCAGCCAGGGGCTAGGGATGATTTACCTGGTCGGTGTCCTGGTGGTCGCCGGGTTACTGGTTTATGAGCATATGCTGGTCAAGCCCAGCGACCTGTCGCGACTGGATGCGGCCTTCTTTAATATGAATGGCTACATCAGTGTGACGATTTTCCTGTTCACCCTTGTCGATGCGCTGGTGTAA
- the xthA gene encoding exodeoxyribonuclease III — MKIISFNVNSIRTRLHQLAAVIDKHQPEIIALQETKVQDVDFPEADIKKLGYHAVWFGQKTHYGVAILSKRQPDNVQYGFLSDTDEAQKRFVAAGYTLESGQKVRVINGYFPQGESRDHPTKFPAKSRFYEDLFAQLSDHENPEELLLVVGDVNVANEDLDIGIGADNAKRWLRTGKCSFLPEERDWLRRLIDWGLVDTFRQCHPETDDQFSWFDYRSRGFEASPQRGLRIDLILASAPLSAACVGAGIDYDIRAMEKPSDHAPIWAEFDLD; from the coding sequence ATGAAAATTATTTCCTTTAATGTCAATAGCATCCGGACTCGATTACACCAACTGGCTGCGGTTATTGATAAGCATCAACCTGAGATCATTGCCCTGCAGGAAACTAAGGTGCAGGATGTGGATTTTCCAGAGGCCGATATTAAAAAGCTTGGCTACCATGCTGTCTGGTTCGGGCAGAAGACGCATTATGGTGTGGCGATCCTGAGTAAACGTCAGCCAGACAATGTTCAATATGGATTTTTATCGGATACTGATGAGGCTCAGAAGAGGTTTGTTGCTGCAGGCTACACCCTCGAATCAGGGCAAAAAGTTCGCGTCATTAACGGTTATTTCCCACAAGGCGAAAGCCGCGATCATCCGACAAAGTTCCCTGCCAAGTCGAGATTCTACGAAGATTTGTTCGCACAGCTGTCTGATCACGAAAATCCTGAAGAGCTGTTGCTGGTGGTCGGTGATGTTAATGTTGCCAACGAGGACCTCGACATAGGCATCGGTGCTGACAACGCCAAACGCTGGCTCCGAACAGGTAAATGTAGCTTCCTACCCGAGGAACGGGACTGGTTGAGACGATTGATTGACTGGGGACTGGTCGATACCTTCCGTCAATGTCACCCGGAGACAGATGATCAATTCAGCTGGTTCGATTATCGTAGCCGGGGATTTGAAGCCAGCCCGCAACGAGGCTTACGGATTGACCTGATTTTGGCCAGCGCTCCTCTTTCGGCCGCTTGTGTCGGTGCCGGTATCGATTACGATATCCGGGCCATGGAAAAACCTTCGGATCACGCGCCGATCTGGGCCGAGTTTGATCTCGACTGA
- a CDS encoding UbiD family decarboxylase, translating to MAFFFTESIIDRVKSQQIFLWVFMYFSDLQNFINHLQTTGELKRVKDQVDPYLEVAGIVNRACKDSVDNCALLFEKVKGSSIPLVVNSFGSMHRTATALGVDRVETLANKLKIDLEGSPEKDSGQALLGLTQAAGKGQHLDDRSLPSCVTCGKGLHDLPVLHSWPEDGGRYITMGQTFTQDPDSKKQNCGMYRLQVVDEETALIRFHPGSGGGDHMQAWHAYGRAMPIAIALGGPPALTWCAGLSLPTGVTETAFTSYLTGHSIDLVRCRHSDLLVPANAEIVIEGLVSPDDTSDEGPFGNHTGYYSEVSPAPVVKIQSVYRKESAVYPCTVVGPPPMENVYLALANERILLALLQHDLPWVVDVHLPLEGIFHRAALVSIDDYGETASKINQSLRQSKLLKNARMIILLDKDCDLHDIRQVYWQVINADCWERSELFEGRMIDARKSRKRNPIIF from the coding sequence TTGGCGTTCTTCTTTACGGAAAGTATTATTGACAGAGTAAAGTCTCAACAAATCTTCCTATGGGTGTTTATGTATTTCTCTGACCTGCAAAATTTTATCAATCATCTCCAAACAACAGGCGAATTGAAGCGGGTTAAAGATCAAGTTGATCCTTACCTGGAAGTCGCTGGAATCGTGAACAGAGCCTGCAAGGATTCAGTTGATAACTGTGCTCTGCTCTTTGAGAAGGTAAAGGGCTCAAGTATTCCTCTGGTTGTTAATAGTTTTGGATCGATGCATAGAACAGCAACTGCTCTTGGTGTTGATCGTGTCGAGACCCTTGCTAATAAATTGAAAATTGATCTCGAAGGAAGCCCAGAGAAAGACTCAGGGCAAGCACTCCTTGGCTTGACCCAGGCTGCGGGCAAGGGACAACATCTCGACGATCGTTCTCTGCCGTCCTGCGTTACTTGTGGAAAAGGTTTACACGATCTTCCTGTTTTACATTCATGGCCGGAAGATGGTGGGCGATACATCACCATGGGGCAGACCTTCACCCAAGACCCGGACAGCAAAAAACAAAATTGTGGGATGTATCGGCTTCAGGTCGTAGATGAGGAGACCGCACTGATCAGGTTCCATCCAGGATCCGGGGGTGGTGACCATATGCAGGCCTGGCACGCCTACGGAAGGGCTATGCCAATAGCGATTGCTTTGGGTGGTCCGCCAGCGCTCACCTGGTGCGCAGGGCTGTCATTGCCCACCGGTGTAACTGAAACTGCTTTTACAAGTTACTTGACCGGACATTCCATCGACCTGGTAAGGTGCAGACACTCGGACCTTCTCGTTCCTGCAAACGCTGAGATTGTTATAGAGGGACTGGTTTCTCCTGATGACACCAGTGATGAGGGTCCCTTCGGCAATCACACCGGATATTATTCAGAGGTATCGCCAGCTCCTGTCGTGAAGATACAAAGCGTCTATAGAAAAGAGAGCGCAGTCTATCCCTGTACGGTGGTTGGCCCCCCTCCCATGGAAAACGTTTATCTGGCGCTAGCCAATGAACGAATATTGCTTGCCCTGTTACAGCACGATTTGCCTTGGGTTGTCGACGTTCATCTGCCGCTGGAGGGCATCTTCCACCGCGCTGCGCTTGTCTCTATCGATGACTATGGCGAGACCGCTTCAAAAATTAATCAGTCACTTCGGCAATCAAAGTTACTGAAAAATGCACGCATGATCATCCTGTTGGATAAAGATTGTGATTTACATGATATCAGGCAGGTGTACTGGCAAGTCATAAATGCCGACTGTTGGGAGAGAAGTGAGTTATTTGAAGGGCGGATGATTGACGCCAGAAAATCAAGAAAAAGAAATCCGATCATATTCTAA
- a CDS encoding NADH-quinone oxidoreductase subunit N, with protein MENLVEIALQNVNMAAILPSLVLTCFGMGLLLINVFLPRGTTRHAVWISVVGLVVTGFFVYTGWGNPQYGFNDAVANDNYAAFFSMIFLFAAGLTILVSDDYLTREGYPVSEYYPLILFATAGAMWMASGTDMLTIFLGLEVMSIALYVLAGFFRGQLRSNEAGLKYFLLGAFSTGFLLYGIALIYGVTGSTKLTEIGIYLNAHGSLLENPMTLAGLVLLSTGFLFKIAAAPFHMWTPDVYEGAPTPITAFMSAGPKAAAFAAFLRIMEYCFFSLKPEWTAMLWVLAVLTMVIGNVIAIQQTNLKRMLAYSSIAHAGYALVGLVAANEIGYSGILFYMLAYTFMNIGAFAVLVLAGKKGEENLTLDGFSGFGLKRPFLGVAMTVFLFSLMGLPPTAGFAGKFYIFAGAVKAGYIWLAVIGVLNSAVSLYYYLRIMVYMYFRDAEEDYAWVSLPAAAVISIVIALIGVFYLGIIPGDVMELAKMAIF; from the coding sequence ATGGAAAACCTGGTGGAAATCGCCTTGCAGAACGTCAATATGGCGGCCATTTTACCGTCACTGGTACTGACCTGCTTCGGCATGGGACTACTGCTGATAAATGTATTCCTGCCTCGTGGTACCACGCGGCATGCTGTCTGGATCAGTGTTGTCGGCCTCGTGGTAACGGGATTCTTCGTCTATACCGGTTGGGGAAATCCTCAATATGGTTTTAACGATGCTGTTGCAAATGATAATTATGCTGCCTTTTTCAGTATGATCTTCCTGTTTGCTGCAGGTCTGACGATTCTCGTGTCTGATGATTACCTGACGCGCGAAGGGTATCCTGTCAGCGAGTATTATCCGCTGATACTCTTTGCCACAGCGGGAGCCATGTGGATGGCTTCAGGCACCGACATGTTGACGATCTTCCTCGGTCTGGAAGTTATGTCCATTGCCCTTTATGTCCTGGCGGGTTTCTTTCGTGGTCAGTTGCGCTCTAACGAAGCAGGCCTTAAGTACTTCCTGTTAGGCGCTTTTTCCACAGGATTCCTGCTTTATGGTATCGCTCTTATTTATGGTGTAACGGGCTCTACCAAGCTGACAGAGATTGGCATTTACCTGAACGCTCATGGTTCTTTATTGGAAAATCCGATGACTCTGGCGGGACTTGTCCTGCTCTCCACCGGCTTCCTTTTCAAGATCGCAGCAGCACCGTTTCATATGTGGACTCCTGACGTTTACGAAGGTGCTCCGACTCCTATTACTGCATTCATGAGCGCTGGCCCCAAGGCTGCTGCCTTTGCTGCTTTCCTGCGCATCATGGAATACTGCTTCTTCAGCCTCAAGCCTGAGTGGACAGCAATGCTCTGGGTCCTCGCTGTTCTGACCATGGTCATCGGTAACGTGATTGCCATTCAGCAGACCAACCTCAAGCGTATGCTCGCATATTCTTCGATCGCCCACGCTGGTTATGCTCTGGTCGGTTTGGTTGCAGCGAATGAAATTGGTTACTCAGGTATCCTCTTTTACATGCTCGCTTACACTTTCATGAACATCGGTGCCTTTGCTGTGCTGGTTCTGGCCGGCAAGAAAGGCGAAGAGAATTTGACGTTGGATGGTTTCTCAGGGTTCGGTCTTAAACGGCCTTTCCTGGGCGTCGCCATGACCGTCTTCCTCTTCTCTCTGATGGGTCTGCCCCCAACAGCCGGTTTCGCTGGCAAGTTCTACATCTTTGCGGGTGCTGTTAAGGCTGGTTACATCTGGTTGGCCGTTATCGGTGTCCTGAACTCAGCCGTATCGCTTTACTACTACCTTCGTATCATGGTCTACATGTACTTCCGTGATGCCGAGGAAGATTACGCATGGGTTTCCCTCCCTGCAGCAGCAGTGATTTCCATCGTGATCGCCTTGATAGGTGTTTTCTACCTCGGGATCATTCCTGGTGACGTTATGGAGTTGGCCAAGATGGCCATCTTCTAG